A single Brassica rapa cultivar Chiifu-401-42 chromosome A04, CAAS_Brap_v3.01, whole genome shotgun sequence DNA region contains:
- the LOC103865713 gene encoding LOW QUALITY PROTEIN: exocyst complex component EXO70H1 (The sequence of the model RefSeq protein was modified relative to this genomic sequence to represent the inferred CDS: deleted 1 base in 1 codon) has protein sequence MSKQAKCVSFSTTSPKSILSSLSSSTSFSQSPINQTFSLSMVEETLDSTEPIIKKWDPNTKTISLFSHSRKQAKEFIICVRDLRRAMHFLVSQHSQSPNLVLTHSLMEIAMSRLEKEFFMILSSNLDQLDPESVSGHSSISSYSEFEYVMQSDDEMEKASESISEVEKASALVMSDLKVIAETMISCGYGKECIKSYKMIRKSIVDEGLHLLGIQKCKISLFNRTDWSVLEPMIKNWIKAAKIGVTTLFKGEKLLCDHVFSSSTTIRDSCFYEIANESGLNLFSLPELVVNKEKKPPPERIFKLMDLYAAISELRPEIELIFNFDSVASVKTLAISSLKKLKNSIHTCLTEFELTIQKDSSKALTPGGGIHRLTRTTMSFISSLSGYSRVLSEALAEHAIKRNTRFLESYFTAPILEDEHINHHATSVHIAWLILVLLCKLDIKAESYKDVSLSYLFLVNNIRLVVDTVRSTHHLRNLLGDDWLTKHEAKLRSYTTNYENAAWAKVYQTVPVRTSTTLSPDQAKTHFKRFHVAFEEAYMKQSSCVILDAKLRDEFKVYIARKLVPEYKEFYQKYLPMLREEINIEMLVRFKPDNLENYLSDLFHGTPMLSDSSSSASSSSMCISLGCG, from the exons ATGTCAAAACAAGCCAAGTGTGTTTCTTTCTCCACCACTTCTCCTAAATCAATCCTGTCTTCTCTTTCTTCATCCACTTCTTTCTCACAATCCCCTATCAACCAGACTTTTTCTCTGTCCATGGTGGAGGAAACCTTGGATTCCACGGAACCAATCATCAAGAAATGGGATCCAAACACAAAGACCATCTCTCTGTTCAGTCACAGCAGAAAACAAGCCAAAGAGTTCATCATATGCGTCCGTGACTTACGCAGAGCCATGCACTTTCTTGTCTCTCAACACTCTCAATCTCCCAACCTTGTTCTTACACATAGCCTGATGGAGATTGCTATGTCCAGGCTTGAA AAAGAGTTCTTCATGATACTATCTTCCAACCTAGACCAGCTTGATCCTGAATCAGTCTCTGGTCACTCCTCAATATCTAGCTATTCAGAGTTTGAATATGTTATGCAATCTGATGATGAGATGGAGAAGGCTAGTGAATCCATCTCTGAGGTTGAGAAAGCTTCAGCTCTGGTGATGTCTGACTTAAAGGTCATAGCAGAGACTATGATCAGCTGTGGTTATGGTAAAGAGTGCATAAAGAGTTATAAGATGATCAGAAAGTCAATAGTTGATGAAGGGCTACACTTACTTGGGATCCAAAAGTGCAAGATCTCCTTGTTTAACAGAACTGATTGGAGCGTGCTTGAGCCTATGATCAAGAACTGGATCAAAGCTGCAAAGATTGGAGTCACAACACTCTTCAAAGGAGAGAAACTTCTCTGTGATCATGTCTTCTCTTCTTCCACTACAATAAGAGACTCTTGCTTCTATGAGATAGCTAACGAATCAGGGCTCAATCTCTTTAGTCTACCTGAGCTCGTCGTCAACAAGGAGAAGAAACCACCACCTGAGAGGATCTTCAAGCTCATGGATCTCTATGCAGCTATCTCTGAACTCAGGCCAGAGATAGAGCTGATCTTCAACTTTGATTCAGTTGCTTCTGTCAAGACATTGGCTATTTCATCACTCAAGAAACTCAAGAACTCAATCCACACGTGTCTCACGGAGTTTGAGTTGACAATACAAAAGGATTCTTCTAAAGCACTTACTCCTGGAGGAGGGATTCACAGGCTGACTCGAACAACAATGAGTTTTATATCATCATTGTCTGGATACAGCCGTGTCTTGTCTGAGGCCCTTGCGGAACACGCTATCAAGAGAAACACTCGTTTTCTTGAATCTTACTTCACGGCTCCAATCTTGGAAGATGAACACATCAACCACCATGCAACCTCGGTCCATATAGCTTGGCTCATACTGGTTCTCTTATGCAAACTAGACATTAAAGCAGAGAGTTACAAGGATGTGTCTCTCTCTTACCTCTTCCTAGTCAACAACATTCGGTTAGTGGTTGATACCGTTCGTTCAACTCATCACCTCAGGAACCTTTTAGGAGACGACTGGCTCACCAAGCACGAAGCAAAACTCAGAAGCTACACTACAAACTACGAGAACGCAGCATGGGCCAAAGTTTACCAAACCGTACCGGTGAGAACCAGTACCACACTATCACCAGACCAGGCCAAAACACATTTCAAGAGGTTTCACGTGGCATTCGAAGAAGCGTACATGAAACAATCATCATGTGTTATACTTGATGCGAAACTGAGAGACGAGTTTAAGGTTTATATAGCAAGGAAACTCGTACCGGAGTACAAAGAGTTTTACCAAAAGTACTTGCCAATGCTTAGAGAGGAGATAAACATAGAGATGCTGGTGAGGTTTAAACCTGATAACTTGGAGAACTATCTCTCCGATCTTTTCCATGGAACACCAATGCTTAGtgactcttcttcttctgcttcttcttcttccatgtgTATCTCACTTGGATGTGGATGA